The DNA sequence TTTTCAAAatttcttctaaattaagttgtATGACTAGCAAACCTGTTTCtcatacaaaatattttctttcattAGGGCCTGGCAATTTCTGCTTGGTTCATGTCAGCCTCGTTCCCGTTCTCAATGTTGTTGGCGAGCAGGTATCATCAACAACTATCAATTAGTGAAATTATCATTAAGATTCTTTGTACTAATACTagatttgatttttttcaaCATGGAGACATGAtgtactttaatttattttttagctCATATGCTTTGATCACTCATTTATCTAAATTTTTCATCACATTTCAATTTCAGAAAACAAAGCCGACCCAGCATAGTGTTCGAGGACTTAGAGGACTGGGTTTGACACCAAATATTCTAGCTTGTCGCAGCACAAAGGTACATCCTTCTACAATTCTACATCTTATAATTTCAAGCAGCAATCTAAATCTTTTATATTTCATATATTATTGACAGGTGCTGGATGAAAATGTTAAGGCGAAGCTTGCTCAGTTTTGTCATGTGCCGGTACCATTAGCATTGTTATATTAATTGTGAtgttattctattttttctttcatttgagtAATTGGATTTTATTTTCTGAACATTGTTACAGGCAGAGAACATTGTCACTCTATATGATGTCCCAAACATATGGCACGTTCCTTTGCTATTAAGAGTAAGTAGTTTAGTGCTACTGCTGAAACTATTTTAGCTTGGAGTactgatattattttaggacttgatttgtttttgtttgttttcctCGTTCCGTTGTTAAATTAGGACCAGAAGGCACATGAAGCAATCCTGAAAGAGCTGAACCTTCATGGGTTTGTTTTATAAACACTTGTTTTGCTTCTTTaagtattttctttttcttatagaAGCATtgtaaattttaagtttgtcaAAACATGTATGCAGTGTGGCTAGAGAGCCCGATTTGAAGGAGTGGACTGCTAGAACAATACTTTGTGACAAGTTGCATGATACAGTAGGTTCCTAGAAAATGTTTGAGATTCTCTCGTATCTTTGAAACCTGTTGCGTGCTATTAATTGTCGTATGATTATTACAGGTTAGAATTGCAATGGTTGGAAAATATACTGGCCTTTCAGATGCTTATCTCTCTGTTTTGAAGGTAAACTTTTTCATGCATAAACCTATGCCTAATGTTTCCAAATTCTGGTTGTAACTTCTTTAGGCTCTAATGTCTTCATCTCCTGTTCCAGGCTCTTTTGCATGCCTCGGTTGCTTGCCACCAGAAACTTGTAGTGGACTGGGTGGCCGCAGGTGATCTTGAAGATGCAACTGCTGCAGAGGTGAGAACCAATTTTGGTTTGCTGTTAAGCCATATATTCAGTTTCTACTtagttttattttgaatttgatATTTACTATTTCACTATGTGCAGGCTCCTGAGGTCCATAAAGCGGCATGGGATCTTTTGAAGGTGATTCTCTTCATCCATAATCATTTTATCAGTGTTAGGGTCAGTGACTCAGTGTTCATTCATTGTTATTTTCCTCACTTAACTCTACAAGTGTTTTTTTCGATTTAGGGTGCCGATGGTGTTCTAGTTCCAGGAGGATTTGGTGACAGAGGAGTTCGAGGGAAAATTCTTGCAGCAAAGTATGCTCGAGAGAACAAAGTTCCATTTTTAGGAATTTGCCTGGGCATGCAGATTGCTGTTATTGAGTTTGCACAATCTGTTCTTAATTTACATGATGCTAATAGCACAGAGTTTGATCCCGAAACCAAAAATCCTTGTGTCATATTTATGCCAGAGGTGTGAAATACAAAAGTGATTTTTGTATCAATTTAATGTTGATAATTAATATTTGTTTCCCTTCTATTGTATTTAAGAGGGTTGATGTTTATCGAGCAGGGTTCGAAAACTCATATGGGGGGAACGATGCGATTAGGATCAAGGAGAACTTATTTCAAGGTTGCAGACTGCAAATCTGCGAAGTTGTAAGGACATAGAACtgaatttaagtttatattttgtgaaaacCTTTAACCAAATATAATTCCTTTCATAGTAATATGATAATAACTTTTGGATTTGATTAATATGTGATCATATACCTTTTAAAACAtaagttataattaaaaataatgatgGTTTGAATTGTGTTTTCAGGTATGGCAATGTAAATTATGTTGATGAACGTCATCGTCATAGATATGAGGTAAGCAGCATTCTTTCTTACTAACAAAGTAGATGATGCTTTTGTGAATATAACATACACTAAGAAGCCAACTTCTGTGCGTAGGTCAATCCCGATATGGTATCACAGCTTGAAAATGCTGGTTTGTCATTTGTTGGTAGAGATGAAACAGACCGGCGAATGGAGGTAAGTACTTTCTTAGAGCAGTGAAAATCAAGTTTTGTGTAAAAACTTGACTGAGACAGACTTATTTGTCAACATATTGAACTGAGACAGACTTATTTGCctagataaataattttttattgcatACAGATTGTGGAGCTGACTACTCATCCATACTTTGTTGGTGTTCAATTCCATCCCGAGTTTAAATCGAGACCTGGAAAGCCTTCCGCGACATTCTTAGGTATGTTTTTACGCTCCTTGATATTGCTTGATTAAAGATGTCAAAGAATGCCAAAGCTAATATGTAATTTCTTACTTCAAAGCTAGGAATGTCAAAAGGAACCtctctttaaatattttttcttttaaaaataaaaattgtttcttCAATGTCATTGATGAAGCTAGTGTATATGAATATTGCTAAAATGAAGTTTGAAGGGCTTTAAAGTTTTGTAGTAAATTCTTCTATTGTGTTACAGGACTTATAGCAGCAGCATGCGGCAACTTGACATCGGTTCTTCAGGGAAATGGCCATGTGAGCAAATCAGTTAGCAACGGAATAAGCAACGGACACTCACCAGCCAAAGTCCACCAAAACGGACATGTTTACAAGTCTTCCAATGGGTCATCAGTAAACGGTGTGTATAGCAATGGGAATGGTGTGCACTGGTAGGAGTGTGGAAGCCTGGTAATATTTGTTTTCTTGGTAGGGCTTGTGGCAGTCGTAGGTATGTTGCCGTCGGTTCTGTCTGTACAGCTTTTGAGTATGGGTAGGATGGTTTTAGCTCTCTCTCAAGGACTTTTGTTTTGAAAAAGGGTGAAGCTGGATTTTGCTTTCAAGAGGGCACAGCTTCTTTTTGCTGAGATGATTTGGTTCCAAAGTAGGAAAGTTGCTCCTTTGGACCAATTCTTGtctttacttatttttttttttattatttatttacctTTTACTAATATATGTAACGTGGAGAATCTTTTTGGGACAGGGAAAAGGGAcattttgttttcatttaaGTATGTGTTTTTGAAAGAACAATtttgtcttttcttttttcttttcactttGTGAAATAAATATGTTTGTCAGCAGTGTTATGTATGAACTAATTAATAGTGAAATTGTAATGATTAATGAGTTTATTTGTTGACATGTTTGTGTCTTATTACATGGTATGGTAATGGTATTCAATGTTAAATTTTACAAGGGTTGAATAATCCATCTACTTTTCAAAGCTTCTTCTCAAGTGTTTAGCAAAAGCAGAATCCATGCATTTCTGCCTCCAGAAGGTTAAACTAGTGATAATGGCAATAAAAAGAGAAGAAACCCATAAAATAACTTGTAAGTAAGGACTTAACATTCTATTAATCATATCATATCTCAGATACATAGGGTATTTATATGGTGGGGGTGTGGCTTTTGTATCAAGTGGTAAGAATGTTTTTGTTTTAGTACTTGAAAAGATTATAATCTAAATATATTATGGCATTGTATATTGTATGTATTTATGACCTCATGAGTTTTTATAAAGTTATGAATAATTTAAAATACCTATAGCTAacttcaaaatattttatttcatgaGCGTATAAAACAAACTTTAAAATGATTAATTTCTTATTTTCCTCATTATAAATAATTCGTTAAAAATGCATAGAAGTtgtcatataatttattttgaatcattacaaatattaatttgtcaaaaaataaatacaaattattttgaaactTGTTTTATACGTGTGTGAAACTAATTGTTTTCGTGTACAGAAGACAcgaaatatattattatgaaatcATTCTTTGAtgcattaaattattaaaaattttacaaaaattagtgTGAAACCATAAATAACTATGATGAACACATTACCatattgaaaaatatttgtTTCCAACCACTAAAATTGACCAGATTTACAAGTTCCAGTAGCTACATGATTAATATTATTACAGCCCTCTTTGCATACAAGCCTGCAACAAGTACTATTAACAATCCTAATTTTTCATAGGTTTTTGTTAGTTCACATTCTTTAAACCTCTCTAAGCCACCATGGTCTCAACATCATATTTCTTGCAAACCAAGAACAAACGTAAAGGTAAGCACATTCATTCATTCATCTTTTGGAATGGGTTTTCTACAAAAGAGGGATTATATTAACAAACTCCTATCGTGGACCCTCAAATCGTGTAagcctcaatttttttttttccaactaCAAACTTGACAAATTATACGAACTGCCATGGTCGATCAATTCGATGTGCCAATTTTGCTGATTTTTGATGGAATCCATAGTCGATATGTTCAATCTTCTCCTATGGAAGCCGTAAAGGGTTCGCCTGTGGCCAACACTAATAAATGTTATACCAGCTTTGTCAGCTTCTTGATACAAATGAGCCTGCCACAAGGAGTGTTTGAAAATAACATCTTGGTTAAGTTGAGCTTGGGATCCAATTGAGTAGTGGGATAAACAAGATGAATGAATTGCAAAACTTATGAGAAGAACATATAGTAAAATAAGCATAACTAAGTACCTCATTAGACTCATCCAAAGCACTTGTTGACTCATCTAATAGAATCAAACTTGGTTTTGAAAGCAAAATACGTGCAAAAGCAAGACGTTGTTGCTCCCCCAAGGATAAAACACTAGACCATTCATATGTTGAATCAAGATTGAAACGAGACAACAAATATCCAAGCCGGACATTCTCCAAAACCTGTACTATATCCTCTGTTGTGGGCTTATTACGTTCAGAACTTGTATTCTCAGAGTTTGATATGCCCATCAAGAAAGGAAGTGTATCTGTGACATAATATAGGGCACCAAGTAGATTGCATGACATCAGAAAATGTTTTTCTTTACCACAAATGACAACATTAAAATCTGAACTTGTCAAGCACTAATGCAGCTCAAATATAATAATGTATACTATGCAACATGTATTGTCATATATATAGTAAGTGGCAATCATGTGTGTGAACATGTAACAAGAGCTCAATGCACAAATTATTTATGGAATCAAAGAGCTTTATGCATTTCTCATCTTTTCTTGAAAAACAAAACAGAAAAGAAACGAAAAGCTGCGTAGCAAATTGTCTTCTCTTCGAAAAGAGAGGCTGATCAATAGCAGAAAACTAGTTTTGtagaaaaagaacaaaagaacTGTGTTTTACGCAGTTACAAAGGCATGGAGCATAAATTCCTATAGCAACTTTGTTCATGTGTGCagcttataaaattaaaaagctgTAGGCAAAGAATCAAATTTGTACCGCTATCTCCATCTGCCGTGGGAATTGCATCAACAGACCATGTTGGATAAAGTAATTGTTGACGAAGTGTTCCCAAAACCATGTATGGTCTTTGAGGAAGGAAAAATACACTTCTGCTGTTTCTAGATACGGATCTTTCAATCTTTATGTCTAAATCACGAGCAGTATCGGTTTCAAGAGGACTCAAATCTGAAGGAGTGTGAGGCTGGAGATCTTCTTCATCTTCCACATAAAATGTGATCTTTCCTCTTCCAGTATTCCAAAGACCAGCCATAGCTCTTAATAAAGAAGTCTTACCACTGCCACTAGGTCCAGTGATCTGTTACATGATTATTATAAAGTAAATttattcatactaaaatattaaaatcaTCATTTCATGTCATAAAATCTAAAGATTAAACTGCAGACTAATTTACTAACCAATAGATGCTCCTTCTGGTTAATTACAAAAGACAAATCTTCGACTAATGTAGATTGACTTCCGGGAGTCTGTACTGTCAAGCTCTCTACATCCAGTAACTTTTGGCACTTATCAACAGGTACAGATCCATTTGATGCAAGATTGGGTGAGCCACCAGTTCTACAGTATGCGAGATGTATCTCCTCTACAGGATCAGAACTACTGTTGGAACTCCCACTACTATCCAGAACATCCTCAAATTCACCTGCATACGGCAAGAGCTGACTGTTCTTAAAACATGTTCACCAACACCAAGTACCATTGTTAAGCATACCGGACCCCAGAAATGCAGGTacacaaataaacaaaatagaTATAACAAGAGCATTACAACTCAAACATATTTACCTAGTCGATCGATTATTGCTGAAAATGCGCTGATAGCTTGAATCTGGTACACGACTAGAGAAACATCCCCAAGGATATGATTAAAAGCAGATACTGACTGATTAATGACACCGAACTCTATTTTTCCTGAGAAATACATAGGAGCAACAAGAGCAGCAGGAAGGATTTGAATGAGGTAGCGATAGCCACTGGTGAAAAAGTCAAGATTTCTCGAAGAAATCAGCAATTGCTGCAGGGTAAAAGAATATAATGAGATAACAAGGACAAGTATATTGGAGGCAGCCAAAGCAGCCCATGCAAAAGCTTAAGGACAAGTATATACTTCTTTAGAATATCTATCTTGTACACACTGTTACTTATTTAAACTATAATAATAAGTTAATAGCCGTTATCACTCTCTAACCTTTTCCCTTATCTAGCATTGAACCCTAGTCCTTTGGAGGTAGGAAACTCTAGGTACAAATGGAGCCCTAAACATCCTGGGTGAAAATCAGTGGCTTATCATTCGACCCACCTCTCGGTGATTTAACTTTCCAAACTTTGGAGTGTGcaacttagaatagctaatatTAAGTTCTTTTTTCCATAATGATTATAGATTTAGATTAAACATTTGAGGGATGTGTGAGCAGTATAAGTTTCCCCAAACATCAGAAGCATACTAAACCATTTATCTGCTTTGATTATAAACCAGAAGCATACTAGACCATTTATCTGCTTTGATTATAAACTGAAAGACCAAAGATTTTGAATTTATGCACTACAAAATCATACAACTGCCTCTGCAAAATCTTAAGGAGAGAATAATCATACACTTAGATTTTCAAAAGCACTTTTGAATCGTTGCAGCAGAAGTCGCATTTCATTTTCTTCACCACCATAGAAAGCAATCGATTCAGCATTCTCTCGGATGCGCACAAGGCCATAACGAAAATCTGCTTCCTTTTTTTCTTGCAAGAAGTTTAGACtgaccaattcctaaaattacaGAGAAATTAAATTCCATTAATCATGATTGATACTACTATTGGCCAAAAACAGCATGTCAAGGACTAAAGCTCTGAGGAGACAGAGAAAAGGTTGTGACATTACCCTTCCAAGAAAGATACTTATAGCTGTTCCACCGACGGAATATACAAGAAGAACAATAAACAGTGGAGGATAGATACCAAGCAAGATGTTACTGAATGAAATCAAATCCACCACTGCATTGAAAATCGTTAATGAGAAGGAAAGGGCGGTGCCCGTGAAAGAACTAAGATCATCAACAATCCTCTGATCTGGGTTATCAATAATTGATTGTGATTGAATTTTGTAAAAGGTTTGGTTCTTTAGGTAGCGTTCCATGTAATAGCTTGTCATCCAAGACCTCCATCTCAGAGCAAGAGTATCTCTTGCATAATCTCTCAGCACAAAAACCTGAGCAACAGAATCAAATGGAACAATTATTTATGTATAAGATAATATCTGCAAAGTACAGCAACTGCCAATAAACTGTTTCAGTTTCCAAACATTCTAGTGTGTTCTAGCTGTTGCTTTCAAATAAAGACAGCCACAAATGCAATATACAATCCTTATACAATTCAGTACAGCAATATAAAATCCTCTAGTGTTGTTGCTGTTGATTTCATATATGATGACCCAGTAAAAAAGCAATGTATAATCCTAACGTTTGATCCTGTCTTTCCTAGTGTTATAGGGGCTTATCAATGTACAATGCCAGTAGCCTTTGTGCTATTACAGGGTCTACGTCGTTTATGGAAGCATGTGGGTGAAATCTGGCTATGTGGAGGTGAATCTATAAGGAATCATGTTAGAGAAACACAAAAGCAGCAGAAAAATACCTAATGCGAAAATGCAGCAATTTGTGTGCTCACCGGAATTCCACCAGCGAAGGCACCCAAGTAGTAGAGCAGTTGTTTGGAAAATTGTTCTTGGTCCTTGTCTTGAGTATTTCACAAACAAAATCAAAGTCAGTGAGTACATTGAAAAACAAACGCAACTCAtatgaatgaatgaatgaatgaatgaatgaatgaagAGTGAGGAAGCAAGACTACTGACTGGCTAGGGCATTGTAGAAATCACGGCCAAGAAAATTGAAGCCAACGCTAATACCAGTTGTACCAAGAGTAAGAGCAAAAACACCAGCGAGTCGCAACCTGGCTTGAGCTTTGTCATCAGACGACCAATAAGGAGCCGCCACCTTCCAGAATCGCCTGAGCAGCGTCTGCAGATCCGGAACCTTCCTCTTCACTTCctgttaattaaaaataaataaataatcaaacacACACATCACACATCAAAATCCAGCACTCAATTTCGTACTCCCGAAAATCCAAACACAAAGAACCTTATCTGGTAATGGAGGCGAGGGGAGTCGTTCCGTGGCCGAGTTACGACATAAGAAGGAAGAAGTGAGATTAAGCTTCCTCCTGTTGCGGCGAAGTGTTGGAGTATTTGCAGAGGTGGTGGAAGAAGGCATTGGGAGAGAATAATTTGAATGGAAATGGAGAGATGAGAATGAGAAATGGGGATGTTGTGAAACAAAGGTCATCGTCATTTCCCTCTATCTATTCTAGGCCTAAGGCCttagctctctctctttcctttctttctttctttttcttttctttcttttgttatAATTTGTATGTAGtgttattttagttttgttaatGGTGATTTAGTTTTGATATGAGTTGTGGTTGTGAATGTAGAGATGTGGCGTCTCCTTATAACTACTATGCATGGGATTGGGAGAGTGGGGCCATTGTCAACACAAACAACTATTCACACTCACAAGTAGTGTTGacttaaataactaaaaaaagtaGCCAAATAGTGCATGGCCAGAGAGATTTCTAAGTTTTAGGAGGTAGCTagctataatattttattattattgtcttTGTCCTTCTTTAAAGAATTGGTTTTATTCTAATTATTTactcataataataatagtgataATAAAGAAGGTAGTTAACGAGTAAGAAGAaatatagaattaaaaaaataataagatatttttgaagatatactagtaaaattaataattgttcaCCATTAGGAACATGTTACCAAGCTTACGAGTTCTCCTATGCACTTCTCAAGCTCTTGAATTCTTTGAGTATTGCTCACCATTAGGAACGTGTTACCAAGCTTCTTTTTctcttggctctgataccaattgtcaCAGGCCAACTATTTGGACTAGGGCTGCACACGGGTCAGATTTTCGGGTGGTCGGGTTCAGGTTTTCGGGTATCGGGTGTTTAAAATGCCTAACTGAACCCGATTTCTCAATTTTTGGGTTCATACGGGTTTCGGCTCGAATGCACCGGAATCTGTAGGGCGGGTTCAGATTTTAATAAGTCAGATCCGATTGAAGGATTTTTGGGCCCAaatgatattttgtttttaaaaataccattaaaTTTCATTCCATCAAGATTTACCTGAAATtaaatacacaaaaattaaAGTTGTGTGATGAGAATAAAACATCAAAAGACCTACTAAATAAAATTGGCTCATAGTAAAATGGGAAAAGTTGCCCAGGAAGACCACCTTGAAAATAAATTTCGGCCCTTTCAGACTttcagttatatatataatacatataaaatcttttttttagaAAGAAATTTCATTTAAACAATTTGAAAGAAACAAAACCTTTTACAATTACAACCATCAAAGCAGGAAACAAGGAGAAGAAGAACTCGTCGGATTGAGTCGCCCGCTGTGATGAGAAGAACTCACCGGCAACTGAGAAAGGGAGAGTAGATGAGGGTCGACGAGGGAATGAGGGATACGACTGGGATTTGGAAGAAACCTAGAAACTGAGAAGAATAGGGATACGATAGGATTTAGgtttttaagtttttgttttttggttttaacttgactaaaaataaaataatatttaaaaagaatatataatattataagtattaaaagaatatataatattatatgtgtttaatgttTGTagttcagtttatatatatatatattttgta is a window from the Cannabis sativa cultivar Pink pepper isolate KNU-18-1 chromosome 1, ASM2916894v1, whole genome shotgun sequence genome containing:
- the LOC115705524 gene encoding uncharacterized protein LOC115705524, with amino-acid sequence MKYVLVTGGVVSGLGKGVTASSIGVLLKACGLRVTSIKIDPYLNTDAGTMSPFEHGEVFVLDDGGEVDLDLGNYERFLDTTLTRDNNITTGKIFRSVIDKERKGDYLGKTVQVVPHITDAIQEWIERVAMVPVDGKEGPADVCVIELGGTIGDIESMPFIEGLGQFSYRVGPGNFCLVHVSLVPVLNVVGEQKTKPTQHSVRGLRGLGLTPNILACRSTKVLDENVKAKLAQFCHVPAENIVTLYDVPNIWHVPLLLRDQKAHEAILKELNLHGVAREPDLKEWTARTILCDKLHDTVRIAMVGKYTGLSDAYLSVLKALLHASVACHQKLVVDWVAAGDLEDATAAEAPEVHKAAWDLLKGADGVLVPGGFGDRGVRGKILAAKYARENKVPFLGICLGMQIAVIEFAQSVLNLHDANSTEFDPETKNPCVIFMPEGSKTHMGGTMRLGSRRTYFKVADCKSAKLYGNVNYVDERHRHRYEVNPDMVSQLENAGLSFVGRDETDRRMEIVELTTHPYFVGVQFHPEFKSRPGKPSATFLGLIAAACGNLTSVLQGNGHVSKSVSNGISNGHSPAKVHQNGHVYKSSNGSSVNGVYSNGNGVHW
- the LOC115706666 gene encoding ABC transporter D family member 2, chloroplastic; this encodes MTMTFVSQHPHFSFSSLHFHSNYSLPMPSSTTSANTPTLRRNRRKLNLTSSFLCRNSATERLPSPPLPDKEVKRKVPDLQTLLRRFWKVAAPYWSSDDKAQARLRLAGVFALTLGTTGISVGFNFLGRDFYNALANKDQEQFSKQLLYYLGAFAGGIPVFVLRDYARDTLALRWRSWMTSYYMERYLKNQTFYKIQSQSIIDNPDQRIVDDLSSFTGTALSFSLTIFNAVVDLISFSNILLGIYPPLFIVLLVYSVGGTAISIFLGRELVSLNFLQEKKEADFRYGLVRIRENAESIAFYGGEENEMRLLLQRFKSAFENLSQLLISSRNLDFFTSGYRYLIQILPAALVAPMYFSGKIEFGVINQSVSAFNHILGDVSLVVYQIQAISAFSAIIDRLGEFEDVLDSSGSSNSSSDPVEEIHLAYCRTGGSPNLASNGSVPVDKCQKLLDVESLTVQTPGSQSTLVEDLSFVINQKEHLLITGPSGSGKTSLLRAMAGLWNTGRGKITFYVEDEEDLQPHTPSDLSPLETDTARDLDIKIERSVSRNSRSVFFLPQRPYMVLGTLRQQLLYPTWSVDAIPTADGDSDTLPFLMGISNSENTSSERNKPTTEDIVQVLENVRLGYLLSRFNLDSTYEWSSVLSLGEQQRLAFARILLSKPSLILLDESTSALDESNEAHLYQEADKAGITFISVGHRRTLYGFHRRRLNISTMDSIKNQQNWHIELIDHGSSYNLSSL